The following nucleotide sequence is from Psychroserpens sp. Hel_I_66.
AGAGTCACCTAGAGCAGATTTGTAATAGTCTTCAGACTTTTGATAACAATTAAAGGCGCCTTTAATATTATTAGTATCTTCATATAATCTTGCTTTGTAATAATAAGCATCAGCTAACCAATTGAAATAATCACTTGGGTTTTCACTAAATTCCAAAATACCTTCATCTAAAAATTTTTCGGCTTCATCATATTCTTTTAAATCCAGGTTATTTGACCTAACAGTATTTTCCCTTTGGAAATCTCAGGGCTGTTTGCATTTAGATGTTTTCTTTTTTGATTATAAGAATAACTAATAAGTGCTTTGGCTTTTTCGAAATCTCCAATATCCTTGTAAATCCCAGCATAATTATCGATAGCCTGAAATAAAAATTCTTGCGCATAATCTTTTCTGGCTTCAGTAATATCAGACTTTAGAAACGTATCAAGATTAGAGACAGTTTTCTGCATTGCTATTATAGCAGCATTTAGATCGCCCTTTATGCTATTAATACCTGCAATATTATTATTGAGAATTGCAGGTCTTAGGTATTTGTTATCTGGCGTAGGCTCAAGTGTTTTGAGAATTTGCTCTGCTTTTTTATAATATACTAAAGCACTATCGATTTTTGAAGAATACCACATCATACCTCCCAGTGCATTATGGGTGATATATAAGCGCTCTTTTTTGGTGTCTGGAAATGTTTTATAGGCTTTTAATGCTTTTTTATGATAGTCTAACGCAGTTGTTAAATTACCCATTCTCATATTAAATGTGCCAAGATTACTGTAGATAATACCAAAAAGTTCACCATTTTTGTTGGGCATCTTATTAGTGTATTCTATAGCCTCCAAATTTATTCACTTGCAGTTTTAGAATCACCCATAAATTCATAAAATGAGGCAACTTCAAGTTTTAATTGTCTAATGGCTTTTGGATTTGAAGTAAGGGAAACAATGCGTTTTTCAAAATCTAGAACCGCTTTTCTGCAGCTTGATTATTTTTGAGTTCAAAATTTATTTGCCTAAATAATACGTGTAATCAGTAACTTCATAAACAATTTTTCTCAATTAGATCTTCAATATTTTTCTGCAAATGTTCTTGGGCTATATCAAATTTTTCTTCTGAAATGAGCCTGTCTAACTTTTTCAATTCTGAAATAGAATCCTGCTGTGCAAACCAACCTGAGCTAAACTCATATGAAAATAAGAGCATAGTATATCTAAGCAATTTTTTAATTGATTCATAATGAGTTATTTATTAAGCAGTTAGTTGTTTAGTTTAGATAATAGGCTTTACTGTTATCTGTATTTGAAAGTTCTAGATTAGATTTTGCCTTTTCAATATTTCTTCTTTTAGATATGCCATACCTAAATAATAATGAGCATCGTTTACTAAAGAAACTCAGCATTATCAACTGCTTTGTTTAAAAACGATTGCTTTATTTTCGTTTTTTTATAGCAAGATAAGCGATCCTAAAAGTAATCCGCGTATCATTATCTGGCTGATTTGCTTTTAAAGTCTCCCATTTGCCAATCGCAGTTTTATAATCGCCTTGCTTATAATTCACCATCGCATCATAAATCAAGTTAGAGTTGCTACTCATCACGTTGGTAAACCAGGATCTGGCGTAAAATATTTCGCGTACAAACGCTCGTTTTGAGGCACACTATACACCAAAGTAGAGCAATGGCCAATAAAATTGCTGCTGCTGCTGCTGCATATTTTCCTAAATGTGGAAATGCTCCAATTCTCCTTTTTTCTTCGGAAATCCCTTCGGGCAAATCCTTATGAAATTCATCTAACTGTTCTTTTAAGGATTGGTTCTCGATACCAAAAATCAACTTTTGATATCCTCAACTTGAGTTCTA
It contains:
- a CDS encoding tetratricopeptide repeat protein, whose translation is MPNKNGELFGIIYSNLGTFNMRMGNLTTALDYHKKALKAYKTFPDTKKERLYITHNALGGMMWYSSKIDSALVYYKKAEQILKTLEPTPDNKYLRPAILNNNIAGINSIKGDLNAAIIAMQKTVSNLDTFLKSDITEARKDYAQEFLFQAIDNYAGIYKDIGDFEKAKALISYSYNQKRKHLNANSPEISKGKILLGQITWI